A single genomic interval of Methyloceanibacter caenitepidi harbors:
- a CDS encoding cobalt-precorrin-5B (C(1))-methyltransferase, which translates to MKEEDRPLRKGWTTGACATAAAKAAYTALLTGSFPDPVEITLPGKQRPAFALATAEADAASATVGVVKDAGDDPDVTHGALVLAIVKRGSPGAGVTFRAGEGVGTVTKAGLPIPPGEPAINPVPRKMMRDALAEVADENGVACDVEVEIGVANGKALAAKTLNGRLGIVGGLSILGTTGIVVPYSCAAWIHSIHRGVDVARAAGLDHIAASTGSASERAVQDLYGLSETALIDMGDFVGGTLKYVKLHPVPRVTIAGGVAKMTKLAQGLLDLHSKRGSVDLEALASFARAAGGSADLSARIEAANTAAEAFGLAAADHVPLGDEVARAAQGTALKVVTGKPVAVEVVVFDRQGQLVGRAPFAHAGPPR; encoded by the coding sequence ATGAAGGAAGAGGACCGCCCGCTCCGCAAGGGATGGACCACAGGCGCCTGCGCCACGGCCGCGGCCAAAGCCGCGTACACGGCCTTGCTCACCGGCAGTTTCCCCGATCCCGTGGAAATCACGTTGCCGGGCAAGCAGCGCCCCGCTTTCGCGCTGGCAACGGCCGAGGCCGATGCGGCATCCGCGACGGTTGGCGTGGTCAAGGACGCGGGCGACGACCCGGACGTCACCCACGGCGCGCTCGTCTTGGCCATCGTCAAGCGCGGAAGCCCGGGGGCGGGCGTAACGTTTCGCGCGGGCGAGGGTGTCGGCACGGTAACCAAGGCCGGTTTGCCCATTCCGCCGGGCGAACCCGCCATCAATCCCGTGCCGCGCAAAATGATGCGTGACGCCCTGGCCGAGGTGGCCGATGAGAACGGGGTGGCTTGCGACGTGGAGGTCGAGATCGGTGTCGCCAACGGCAAGGCGCTGGCGGCGAAGACGCTGAACGGACGCCTCGGCATTGTCGGCGGCCTTTCGATCCTCGGCACCACGGGTATCGTCGTCCCTTATTCCTGCGCGGCCTGGATTCATTCCATTCACAGGGGCGTTGACGTGGCCCGCGCGGCGGGTCTCGATCATATCGCCGCGTCGACCGGTTCGGCGTCCGAACGTGCCGTGCAGGACCTCTACGGCCTGTCCGAGACAGCGCTGATCGACATGGGCGATTTCGTCGGCGGCACGCTCAAATACGTCAAGCTGCATCCCGTGCCGCGCGTCACGATTGCCGGCGGCGTGGCGAAGATGACCAAGCTCGCTCAAGGGCTCCTCGATCTTCATTCCAAGCGCGGGTCCGTCGATCTCGAAGCGCTGGCGTCGTTCGCTCGGGCTGCCGGTGGCTCGGCCGATTTGTCCGCGCGCATTGAGGCTGCCAATACGGCGGCGGAAGCGTTTGGTCTCGCGGCGGCTGACCATGTTCCTCTCGGCGACGAGGTGGCCCGCGCCGCGCAAGGGACGGCGCTGAAGGTCGTCACGGGCAAGCCGGTCGCCGTCGAGGTCGTGGTCTTCGACCGGCAGGGTCAGCTTGTCGGCCGCGCGCCCTTCGCTCATGCGGGACCTCCCCGGTAG
- the cobM gene encoding precorrin-4 C(11)-methyltransferase translates to MTVHFIGAGPGAADLITVRGRDLIARCPVCLYAGSIVSEELLAYCPAKARIVNTAPMSLDEIEAEYVAAYDQGHDVARLHSGDLSVYSAVAEQMRRLDARGIPYTLTPGVPAFAAAAATLRCELTVPEVAQSVVLTRVSGRASKMPEGESLEAFAATGATLAIHLAIHALPAIVETLLPHYGADCPAAIVAHASHANQTVLRGTLGTLCAQLEANPIERTAMILVGPALAASDFRESALYDPDYRRRYRGGPA, encoded by the coding sequence GTGACCGTTCACTTCATAGGCGCAGGGCCGGGCGCTGCGGACCTGATCACGGTTCGCGGCCGCGATCTCATCGCGCGTTGCCCGGTCTGTCTCTATGCGGGATCGATCGTTTCGGAAGAACTGCTCGCCTACTGCCCGGCAAAGGCCCGCATCGTGAACACGGCGCCGATGTCGCTCGACGAGATCGAAGCCGAGTACGTGGCGGCCTACGACCAAGGGCATGACGTGGCGCGGCTCCATTCCGGGGATCTTTCGGTCTATAGCGCCGTGGCCGAGCAGATGCGTCGGCTCGATGCGCGCGGCATTCCATACACGCTGACGCCCGGTGTTCCGGCCTTCGCCGCGGCCGCCGCTACGCTTCGGTGCGAATTGACGGTTCCGGAAGTCGCGCAAAGCGTGGTGCTGACACGCGTGTCCGGACGCGCCTCGAAAATGCCGGAGGGCGAGAGTCTCGAAGCGTTCGCCGCGACCGGTGCGACGCTCGCCATTCACTTGGCCATTCACGCGCTCCCCGCCATTGTCGAGACCTTGCTGCCGCACTATGGCGCGGACTGTCCCGCCGCCATCGTCGCCCACGCAAGCCACGCGAACCAAACGGTCCTGCGCGGGACGCTCGGCACGCTGTGCGCGCAGCTCGAAGCCAACCCGATCGAGCGTACGGCGATGATCCTGGTGGGGCCGGCGCTGGCCGCATCCGACTTCAGAGAGAGCGCGCTCTACGATCCGGACTATCGCCGCCGCTACCGGGGAGGTCCCGCATGA
- a CDS encoding cobalamin biosynthesis protein, whose protein sequence is MIVAGIGCRKGATAQEIDAAIEAALAETGQTRAALTSLATSDGKGSEPGLVDAAAACGLELILIKPAALEAAGPRTQSFSPRVKEMFDVPSVAEAAALAAAGPDSTLFGPRTIVGSVTCAIAGTAPKT, encoded by the coding sequence ATGATTGTCGCTGGAATCGGCTGCCGCAAAGGCGCCACAGCTCAGGAGATCGACGCGGCGATCGAGGCTGCCCTCGCGGAGACGGGGCAGACGCGCGCAGCGTTGACATCGCTCGCTACATCGGACGGCAAGGGCAGCGAGCCGGGCCTCGTCGATGCCGCCGCCGCGTGCGGTCTCGAGCTCATCCTCATCAAGCCTGCGGCGCTGGAAGCGGCCGGGCCGCGCACGCAGTCCTTCTCGCCGAGGGTCAAGGAAATGTTTGACGTGCCGTCCGTGGCAGAGGCCGCCGCGCTCGCAGCGGCTGGGCCGGACTCCACTCTGTTCGGCCCCCGCACGATCGTCGGGTCCGTGACCTGCGCCATCGCGGGCACCGCCCCGAAAACGTGA
- a CDS encoding bifunctional cobalt-precorrin-7 (C(5))-methyltransferase/cobalt-precorrin-6B (C(15))-methyltransferase codes for MSAPSPFAAAPAPLQRWLSIVGIGEDGIDGLGRGAQDLIQSAEIVFGGVRHLALAAPLIRGEAKPWPSPFSLAPAEVVALRGRRVCVLASGDPFFYGVGATLAGHVAADETWVVPAPSAFSLAAARMGWPLQEATVVSVHGRALDRIRPHLHPGAKLLALTSDAEGPAALAQLLTETGFGPSRMTVLEALGGPSERVRGAVARDFGVADIAALNTVAIEVAAELGARVLSFTPGLDDDLFEHDGQITKREIRALTLSSLAPRHGQLLWDVGAGSGSIGIEWLLAHGSLRAIAIEADEARAARAARNAAAFGVPHLDVRQARAPEALADLPAPDAIFVGGGGSGDGVLDTCLEALKPSGRLVANAVTLETESELIARHAARGGTLTRLALARADAVGGKTGWRSAMPVTQWSWEKT; via the coding sequence ATGTCCGCTCCTAGTCCATTTGCGGCAGCGCCCGCCCCCTTGCAGCGGTGGCTGTCCATCGTCGGGATCGGCGAGGATGGGATCGACGGCCTTGGCCGCGGAGCCCAGGACCTCATCCAGAGTGCGGAGATCGTGTTCGGAGGCGTGCGCCATCTCGCGCTTGCCGCGCCGCTCATCCGCGGCGAAGCGAAACCCTGGCCATCGCCTTTTTCGTTGGCGCCCGCCGAGGTGGTTGCTTTGCGGGGCCGGCGCGTGTGCGTGCTGGCGTCCGGCGACCCCTTTTTCTACGGCGTGGGGGCGACACTCGCGGGCCATGTCGCGGCCGACGAGACATGGGTCGTCCCGGCGCCATCCGCCTTCAGCCTGGCGGCCGCGCGGATGGGCTGGCCGCTTCAGGAAGCGACCGTGGTCTCGGTGCATGGCCGTGCGCTCGACCGCATTCGGCCTCACTTGCATCCAGGCGCGAAGCTCCTCGCCCTGACGTCGGACGCCGAGGGCCCGGCGGCGTTGGCGCAACTCCTCACTGAAACAGGCTTCGGCCCATCGCGCATGACCGTGCTGGAGGCTTTGGGGGGCCCAAGCGAACGCGTCCGGGGGGCGGTAGCGCGAGACTTCGGCGTTGCCGATATTGCCGCGCTCAACACCGTCGCCATCGAGGTGGCCGCCGAGCTGGGTGCGCGCGTTCTCAGCTTTACGCCTGGACTCGACGACGACCTCTTCGAGCACGACGGTCAGATCACCAAGCGCGAGATTCGCGCTCTCACGCTTTCCTCGCTTGCGCCCCGCCACGGCCAACTCCTGTGGGACGTCGGCGCCGGCTCCGGTTCGATCGGGATCGAGTGGCTGCTCGCACATGGCTCGCTTCGTGCGATCGCGATCGAGGCAGATGAGGCCCGTGCCGCGCGCGCCGCGCGCAATGCTGCTGCCTTCGGCGTGCCACATCTCGATGTGAGACAGGCGCGCGCGCCGGAAGCGCTTGCTGATTTGCCGGCACCCGACGCGATCTTTGTCGGGGGCGGCGGCAGCGGCGACGGCGTGCTCGACACCTGTCTCGAGGCACTGAAGCCCAGCGGCCGCCTGGTGGCCAACGCGGTGACGCTCGAGACGGAATCGGAACTCATCGCGAGGCATGCCGCGCGGGGCGGGACGCTGACCCGTTTGGCCCTCGCGCGCGCGGACGCCGTCGGCGGAAAGACCGGCTGGCGTTCGGCAATGCCCGTGACGCAATGGAGTTGGGAGAAAACATGA
- a CDS encoding precorrin-3B C(17)-methyltransferase codes for MSGRLTVVGLGPGDDRFLTPEARDALASAEALYGYGPYLDRVPVREGQARNPSGNRVEGNRAQAALAHAAEGAHVAMVSGGDPGVFAMAAAVCGEIEDGPDEWRALDVRILPGVTAMLAVAARAGAPLGHDFCAISLSDNLKPWDLIERRLDAAATGGFVIAFYNPISTARPWQLGQAFERLSRHLAPETPVVFGRAVGRGDEAVTVTTLDKAAETPADMATLIIVGSPETRVIARNGQPPLVYTPRMAAAVSA; via the coding sequence ATGAGCGGACGCTTGACCGTGGTCGGGCTCGGGCCTGGGGACGACCGCTTCCTCACACCCGAAGCACGGGACGCGCTTGCCAGCGCCGAGGCGCTTTACGGCTACGGGCCCTATCTCGACCGGGTCCCTGTGCGCGAGGGTCAGGCCCGCAATCCGTCCGGCAACCGCGTCGAAGGCAACCGCGCGCAGGCTGCGCTCGCCCATGCTGCGGAAGGCGCGCATGTGGCCATGGTCTCGGGCGGCGACCCCGGCGTATTCGCCATGGCCGCGGCGGTGTGCGGCGAGATCGAGGACGGTCCCGATGAGTGGCGCGCGCTCGACGTGCGCATTCTGCCGGGTGTGACAGCCATGCTTGCCGTCGCCGCCCGTGCCGGCGCGCCGCTGGGACACGATTTCTGCGCCATCTCGCTGTCGGACAATCTCAAGCCCTGGGACCTGATCGAACGGCGCCTGGACGCCGCCGCCACGGGCGGTTTCGTGATCGCGTTTTACAATCCGATCTCCACGGCGCGGCCCTGGCAACTCGGTCAGGCATTCGAACGTCTTAGCCGTCACCTCGCGCCGGAAACGCCCGTCGTGTTCGGGCGCGCCGTGGGGCGCGGTGACGAAGCCGTGACCGTGACCACGCTCGACAAAGCGGCCGAGACGCCGGCGGATATGGCGACCCTCATTATTGTCGGCTCGCCGGAAACCCGCGTCATCGCCCGCAACGGGCAGCCACCGCTTGTCTACACCCCGCGCATGGCCGCCGCGGTAAGCGCATGA
- a CDS encoding precorrin-2 C(20)-methyltransferase — translation MSRITGRLIGVGVGPGDPELLTVKALKALQLADVVAYFAKAGNESNARRIVEGHLNGAEELPLLYPVTTEIPKAHTAYRDAIADFYDVSAAAVSSYLDDGRDVAVLSEGDPLFYGSYMHIHVRLSQHYPTEVIPGVTGMSGCWSSAATPITQGDDIFTVLPGTLPEVELERRLADSDAAVVMKIGRHLPKIRRACERAGCLDRAIYVERGTMTNSAVMKLTDKLDVAAPYFAIVLVPGWEERR, via the coding sequence ATGAGCCGAATAACCGGCCGTTTGATCGGCGTGGGCGTCGGCCCCGGCGACCCGGAACTTCTGACGGTGAAGGCCTTGAAGGCGCTTCAATTGGCGGACGTCGTCGCCTATTTCGCGAAGGCCGGCAACGAGAGCAATGCGCGGCGGATCGTGGAAGGCCATTTGAACGGAGCCGAGGAGCTGCCGCTGCTCTATCCGGTCACGACCGAGATCCCCAAGGCGCACACCGCCTATCGCGACGCCATCGCCGACTTCTACGATGTCTCGGCGGCGGCTGTTTCCTCCTATCTCGACGACGGGCGGGACGTGGCCGTCCTGTCCGAAGGCGATCCGCTGTTCTATGGCTCGTACATGCATATCCATGTGCGGCTGAGCCAGCACTACCCGACGGAAGTGATCCCCGGCGTCACCGGCATGTCCGGCTGCTGGTCGTCCGCCGCCACGCCAATCACCCAAGGCGACGATATCTTCACCGTGCTGCCGGGGACCTTGCCCGAGGTTGAGCTCGAACGGCGGCTCGCCGACAGCGACGCCGCCGTAGTGATGAAGATCGGCCGGCACTTGCCGAAGATCCGGCGCGCCTGCGAACGGGCCGGATGCCTCGACCGGGCGATCTATGTTGAGCGCGGCACGATGACGAATTCGGCGGTGATGAAGCTCACCGACAAGCTCGATGTCGCGGCGCCTTACTTCGCCATTGTGCTCGTGCCCGGCTGGGAGGAGCGCCGATGA
- a CDS encoding precorrin-8X methylmutase has product MLEHDYIRDGTAIYERSFAIIREESDLSRFTPDQADIAVRMIHACGRVDAAEFIEFSEDFVPAAREALQNGAPIFCDAQMVAHGVTRARLPADNDVICTLRDERTPEIAAKLGTTRSAAALELWRDRLEGAVVAIGNAPTALFHLLEMIEAGGPKPAAILGVPVGFVGAAESKEALATRSGGVPWLIVRGRMGGSAMTAAALNALARKGI; this is encoded by the coding sequence ATGCTTGAGCACGACTATATTCGCGACGGCACGGCGATCTACGAGCGCTCGTTTGCGATCATCCGCGAAGAGTCCGACCTGTCGCGCTTCACGCCGGATCAGGCGGATATCGCGGTTCGCATGATCCATGCGTGCGGCCGTGTCGATGCGGCCGAGTTCATCGAGTTCTCGGAAGACTTCGTCCCTGCCGCGCGCGAGGCGCTGCAGAACGGCGCTCCGATCTTTTGCGATGCGCAGATGGTGGCCCATGGCGTGACACGGGCGCGGCTTCCGGCCGACAACGACGTTATCTGCACCTTGCGGGACGAACGCACGCCCGAGATCGCCGCAAAACTCGGTACGACGCGGTCGGCGGCGGCGCTCGAGCTGTGGCGCGACCGGCTCGAGGGCGCGGTCGTCGCCATCGGCAATGCACCGACGGCTCTGTTTCACCTGCTGGAGATGATTGAGGCGGGCGGACCCAAGCCAGCCGCCATACTCGGCGTCCCCGTCGGGTTTGTCGGCGCGGCGGAATCCAAGGAGGCGCTGGCCACTCGCTCCGGTGGCGTGCCCTGGCTTATCGTGCGCGGCCGTATGGGCGGCAGCGCCATGACGGCGGCGGCGCTGAACGCGCTTGCGCGCAAAGGCATATGA
- the cobG gene encoding precorrin-3B synthase: MSEGQRQSDGLAVRRPRGACPRLSEPMETGDGLLARIVLSGPVPIDSFAALCAAARTHGNGLMEITARGSLQVRGLSESSAPRFAAAVEALDIPFDDHVPVVVSPLPAPRGGGFNPQEIASEIRRGIAKRALKLAPKVSVVVDDGGPISLDELGADVRLTLRESPSTPNVVVCLGGDGETAVPLGVTRPEHAGTVAVDVLAALAASGPDARARDIVEREGVERFLRAGGDSLDRTAIRSAPRLTESIGLHRLATGACAIGVALPFGQAQSLDLIALARIAGANGADWVALAPHRTLLLGPIGEMTAFALGTAADTLGFIVDARDARRRIAACAGAPACRSGHIPSRELAARIAERLPQGSFALHISGCSKGCAYPRPAPLTIVGTDEGARIIDGGSVRNLTADDMYTDDMIGQIARRVAAENENA; the protein is encoded by the coding sequence ATGAGCGAGGGACAGCGTCAAAGCGACGGCCTCGCGGTGCGCCGCCCAAGAGGCGCGTGCCCCCGTCTTTCCGAGCCCATGGAGACGGGCGACGGGCTGCTTGCGCGGATTGTGCTGTCGGGGCCGGTTCCGATCGACAGCTTCGCCGCCCTTTGCGCCGCCGCGCGGACCCATGGCAACGGGCTCATGGAGATCACGGCACGGGGCAGCCTGCAGGTGCGCGGTCTGTCCGAGAGTTCCGCGCCACGCTTTGCGGCTGCGGTCGAGGCGCTCGACATTCCGTTCGACGATCATGTTCCCGTCGTCGTCTCGCCGTTGCCTGCACCTCGGGGCGGCGGCTTCAATCCGCAAGAGATCGCCTCTGAAATCCGCCGAGGGATCGCCAAGCGCGCGCTCAAGCTTGCACCGAAGGTGTCGGTCGTCGTCGATGACGGCGGGCCGATTTCGCTTGATGAATTGGGGGCGGATGTCCGCCTGACGCTGCGCGAGTCACCCTCCACTCCGAACGTTGTCGTCTGCCTTGGTGGCGATGGCGAGACTGCCGTGCCGCTTGGGGTCACGCGGCCGGAACATGCGGGCACGGTTGCCGTCGATGTGCTCGCGGCCTTGGCGGCAAGCGGCCCCGATGCACGGGCGCGCGATATCGTCGAGCGCGAAGGCGTTGAGCGGTTCCTGCGTGCCGGGGGGGATTCCCTCGACAGGACCGCCATTCGGTCGGCTCCCCGGCTCACCGAAAGCATCGGCCTGCACCGCCTCGCTACAGGAGCTTGCGCCATCGGCGTTGCGCTGCCTTTCGGTCAGGCTCAGTCGCTCGATCTCATCGCGCTCGCTCGCATTGCCGGTGCGAATGGCGCGGACTGGGTGGCGCTTGCGCCGCACCGGACACTCCTTCTCGGTCCCATCGGCGAGATGACGGCCTTTGCGCTCGGGACCGCCGCCGACACGCTCGGCTTCATCGTGGATGCCCGCGATGCGCGCCGGCGTATTGCCGCCTGCGCGGGTGCGCCGGCCTGCAGGTCCGGACATATTCCGTCACGTGAACTGGCGGCCCGTATCGCCGAGCGCCTCCCGCAAGGCAGTTTCGCGCTTCATATTTCCGGGTGCAGCAAGGGCTGCGCCTATCCGAGGCCCGCGCCGCTGACAATTGTGGGTACGGACGAGGGCGCGCGCATCATTGACGGCGGCTCCGTTCGAAATTTAACCGCTGATGATATGTATACGGATGATATGATCGGACAGATTGCGCGCCGGGTCGCCGCGGAGAACGAGAATGCTTGA
- the cobN gene encoding cobaltochelatase subunit CobN — translation MHLLQTSSATLDDIAEPIDLGQTPGDIAVLSFTDSDLSGLAAAYADEREQVPSVRLAHLRDLRHPMSTDLWIDTVAQHAKVIVVRLLGGLDWWRYGVERLSAVARERGIALAVLPGEDRDDPRLFELSTLDEAELQTLLAYFREGGAANLRALLRRLARLGGAAIEAPPPHTFPRMGAYRPGTGVTDIDAQLAPGPEQEATVPILFYRASLLAADTGPIDALCDALAARGLNPVPLFVPSLKAPDAIAFVREAFGRLDPSVIVTTTAFAAGDGVFDGCDAPVLQAIVANTRREAWASNPRGLGPSDLSMHVVLPELDGRVLAGTLGFKDKRDKDDALGFEGFVSKPEPDRIEAVGDKIAKLARLRHMPRADRKLAIVLPDYPGAGGRAAYAVGLDVPASVLAVLSDLEDAGYTVEGVPEDSRTLLARLTDPAGGLCLSLERYERLVSALPESVVATVREAWGRPEEDPDFRDGAFRYKAARFGKLVAALPPDRGKTTDRRADYHDPVLPPRHALLAFGLWMQHEIGADAVLHLGAHGTLEWLPGHAVALTASCSPEAVLGTLPVFYPFIVSNPGEAAQAKRRVAAVTIGHLPPPLTGTEMSGAALELEQLVDEYAIADGLDTRRRDRLAGLIVDKAKETGLAAEAGLAQGECEQEALRKIDTWLCDLKDLAVKDGLHVFGRDAYTDDAHWLACAETERAALLDALDGKRVKPGPAGAPARGRRDVLPTGRNLYTADPRVLPTQTAMELGARAASEIVRGYMQEHGEMPRSLVIDLWGSSTLRTGGEEIAQGLALMGCRPVWDPATGRVTGVEVLPPASMGRPRVDVTFRISGLFRDLFPAQIALLDAAVKLVAARDEEAEENPLAAAVKEAGAEAPERIFGSAPGAYGAGIEDLLGSESAEPVSDEALSAAYLAATSHVYGGAEGTGTARRGAFANRVASADLLVHISDDPTRDILEGAEDVAHMGGFAAAARALGASPDLVVLDTTNPDAPRARPLPQALARIVRARAISPAFIEGMMRHGARGAAELAETVDRLADFAEITDAVSDSLFDAIHDAYLADTAVRDFLIRENLPAARAIATRLDDARRKGLWHPKRNDLYTDALLGFAEAAQ, via the coding sequence CTCTCGGGTCTCGCGGCCGCGTACGCCGACGAGCGCGAACAGGTGCCGTCCGTGCGGCTCGCGCATTTGCGCGACCTTCGCCATCCCATGTCCACCGATCTTTGGATCGACACTGTCGCCCAGCACGCCAAGGTGATCGTGGTCCGGCTCTTGGGCGGCCTGGACTGGTGGCGCTATGGCGTCGAGAGGCTGTCCGCCGTCGCCCGTGAGCGCGGGATCGCGCTCGCTGTCCTGCCGGGTGAAGACCGGGACGACCCGCGCCTGTTCGAGCTATCGACGTTGGACGAAGCCGAACTGCAAACTCTCCTGGCCTATTTCCGCGAGGGCGGTGCTGCGAACCTGCGCGCACTGCTGCGGCGCCTGGCCCGTCTTGGCGGCGCGGCGATCGAGGCGCCGCCGCCGCATACGTTTCCGCGCATGGGCGCGTACCGGCCCGGCACAGGCGTGACCGACATCGATGCCCAGCTCGCTCCGGGTCCGGAGCAGGAAGCAACTGTTCCGATTCTTTTCTATCGCGCCTCGCTGCTTGCCGCGGACACGGGGCCCATCGATGCGCTGTGCGACGCGCTTGCAGCGCGCGGGCTCAATCCCGTCCCGCTTTTCGTTCCCAGCTTGAAGGCGCCGGATGCGATCGCTTTCGTGCGCGAGGCTTTCGGCCGGCTCGACCCGTCGGTGATCGTGACGACGACAGCCTTTGCCGCCGGCGACGGCGTTTTCGACGGCTGCGATGCGCCGGTTCTGCAGGCGATCGTCGCCAACACGCGGCGTGAGGCCTGGGCCTCCAACCCGCGCGGTCTCGGCCCGTCGGACCTGTCCATGCATGTGGTTCTGCCCGAGCTCGACGGGCGTGTGCTGGCCGGAACGCTCGGCTTCAAAGACAAGCGCGACAAAGACGACGCACTGGGTTTTGAAGGCTTCGTCAGCAAACCCGAACCCGATCGCATCGAGGCGGTCGGGGACAAGATCGCGAAGCTCGCCCGCCTCCGGCACATGCCGCGCGCGGATCGCAAGCTGGCCATCGTGCTGCCGGACTACCCCGGCGCGGGTGGCAGGGCGGCCTATGCCGTCGGACTCGACGTACCCGCGAGCGTGCTGGCTGTTTTGTCGGATCTCGAGGACGCCGGATACACGGTTGAGGGTGTTCCGGAAGATTCGCGCACGCTGCTGGCACGCCTGACCGACCCGGCAGGGGGCTTATGCCTGAGCCTCGAACGCTACGAGCGTCTCGTGTCAGCGCTTCCTGAATCCGTAGTCGCGACGGTGCGCGAGGCTTGGGGCCGTCCCGAGGAGGACCCGGATTTTCGCGACGGCGCCTTCCGATACAAGGCCGCGAGATTTGGCAAACTCGTCGCCGCGCTTCCGCCCGACCGGGGCAAGACGACCGACCGGCGCGCGGACTATCACGATCCGGTGCTGCCCCCCCGCCATGCACTGCTGGCCTTCGGCCTGTGGATGCAGCACGAGATCGGTGCGGATGCGGTTTTGCATCTCGGCGCCCACGGCACGCTGGAGTGGCTACCCGGTCATGCTGTCGCCCTCACGGCATCCTGCTCCCCCGAAGCCGTGCTGGGCACCCTGCCGGTGTTCTATCCCTTCATCGTGTCCAATCCCGGCGAAGCGGCGCAGGCCAAGCGGCGTGTCGCGGCGGTGACCATCGGCCACTTGCCGCCGCCGCTGACCGGTACGGAGATGTCCGGCGCGGCGCTCGAACTGGAGCAACTCGTGGACGAGTACGCGATTGCCGACGGTCTCGATACGCGGCGGCGCGACCGCCTCGCAGGGCTCATCGTGGACAAGGCAAAGGAGACGGGACTCGCCGCCGAGGCGGGTCTTGCTCAGGGTGAGTGCGAACAAGAGGCCTTGCGCAAGATCGACACCTGGCTGTGCGATCTCAAAGACCTCGCCGTCAAGGACGGGCTGCACGTTTTCGGACGTGATGCGTATACGGATGATGCCCACTGGCTGGCCTGCGCAGAAACAGAGCGCGCCGCGCTTCTCGATGCGCTCGACGGCAAGCGCGTGAAGCCGGGCCCCGCCGGTGCGCCGGCGCGCGGACGCCGCGACGTGCTGCCGACAGGACGCAATCTCTACACGGCCGATCCGCGCGTCTTGCCCACCCAAACTGCCATGGAGCTTGGAGCGCGAGCCGCCAGCGAAATCGTTCGCGGCTACATGCAGGAGCATGGGGAGATGCCCCGTTCGCTCGTAATCGACCTTTGGGGTAGTTCGACCTTGAGGACCGGCGGCGAGGAGATCGCACAAGGTCTGGCTCTCATGGGCTGCCGCCCAGTCTGGGATCCCGCCACGGGGCGCGTCACCGGCGTCGAGGTTCTGCCGCCCGCGTCGATGGGACGGCCGCGCGTTGACGTCACCTTCCGCATCTCGGGGCTGTTCCGCGATCTCTTTCCGGCACAGATCGCCCTGCTGGATGCCGCCGTCAAGCTCGTGGCCGCGCGGGACGAGGAAGCGGAAGAGAACCCGCTGGCAGCCGCAGTCAAAGAGGCCGGCGCCGAGGCTCCCGAACGCATCTTCGGCAGCGCACCAGGTGCCTACGGCGCGGGGATCGAAGACTTGCTGGGGTCGGAGAGCGCCGAACCCGTCTCGGACGAGGCTTTGAGCGCCGCCTATCTCGCAGCGACATCACATGTTTACGGCGGCGCCGAGGGAACCGGCACGGCCCGTCGCGGCGCCTTCGCCAACCGCGTGGCGTCGGCCGACCTCCTCGTGCACATCAGTGACGACCCGACCCGCGACATTCTCGAAGGCGCCGAGGACGTCGCCCACATGGGTGGCTTTGCGGCCGCCGCCCGCGCGCTCGGCGCCAGTCCCGATCTCGTCGTGCTCGACACGACCAACCCGGACGCTCCCAGAGCGCGGCCGCTGCCGCAGGCTCTCGCCCGGATCGTGCGCGCCCGCGCGATCAGCCCCGCCTTCATCGAAGGCATGATGCGCCACGGGGCGCGCGGCGCGGCCGAGTTGGCCGAGACCGTCGACCGGCTGGCGGACTTCGCCGAGATCACGGACGCGGTCTCCGACAGCCTGTTCGACGCAATCCACGACGCCTATCTTGCGGACACTGCGGTGCGAGACTTCCTGATCCGGGAAAACCTGCCAGCCGCCCGCGCCATCGCGACGCGCCTCGACGATGCACGCCGCAAGGGATTGTGGCACCCGAAGCGGAACGATCTTTATACGGACGCCCTCCTGGGTTTTGCGGAGGCAGCACAATGA